One Cervus canadensis isolate Bull #8, Minnesota chromosome 1, ASM1932006v1, whole genome shotgun sequence genomic window carries:
- the LOC122440322 gene encoding translation initiation factor IF-2-like — MVVPTQADKAPGLGGGGREGQRLSAVAGVRRRGRSDQRRAGTGARRPIGAAPSEEPGGELRVGGGSQAAGRRGQRAGPGAGSCGAGSPLGDLLTSAVSPRARKPHFGAAATHPAPGGRAGGRGRAPGAGRGSTAAIALQRGGYRPASPAAEGAAGASSPAGAGATEARQRRRRARRRLRVLEPQAPASSEPGPRTELKTRGNHGQIRTPKQGWGVQIQASGDPCDLFHSEPTLRPCQHPQGL, encoded by the exons ATGGTGGTCCCCACCCA GGCGGACAAGGCTCCTGGCCTGGGAGGCGGGGGGCGAGAAGGGCAGCGGCTCTCGGCGGTGGCAGGGGTTCGGCGACGCGGGCGCTCGGATCAGCGGCGCGCAGGGACCGGGGCGCGGCGTCCCATCGGGGCGGCCCCGTCCGAGGAGCCGGGCGGCGAGCTGCGGGTGGGGGGAGGAAGTCAGGCTGCAGGCCGCCGGGGCCAGAGGGCTGGGCCGGGGGCAGGAAGCTGCGGCGCGGGCTCCCCCCTCGGCGATCTTCTAACTTCTGCTGTCTCTCCCCGTGCGCGCAAACCGCATTTCGGCGCCGCCGCTACGCACCCAGCCCCAGGGGGgcgggctggagggagggggcgggcgCCGGGCGCCGGCCGGGGGTCCACCGCAGCCATCGCGCTGCAGAGAGGGGGCTACCGACCCGCTTCACCTGCCGCAGAGGGGGCGGCGGGCGCCTCTTCACCTGCCGGAGCGGGAGCGACAGAAGCGAGGCAGAGGCGGCGGCGCGCTCGGCGGCGCCTCCGGGTCCTAGAACCGCAGGCTCCTGCTAGCTCGGAACCGGGG CCCAGGACCGAGCTGAAGACCAGAGGGAACCATGGACAAATAAGAACACcaaagcaggggtggggggtgcagatCCAGGCCAGTGGAGACCCCTGCGACCTGTTCCACTCTGAACCGACTCTGCGCCCGTGCCAGCATCCTCAGGGCCTTTAG